A single genomic interval of Salinarchaeum sp. IM2453 harbors:
- a CDS encoding DUF309 domain-containing protein — MSEHTNRADVSPPSNPQTSGWNTAEQQWEHPTLRKATVHGIRLYNVSEYHESHDCFEYEWFNYGSGTTESAFLHGMVQVAAGAYKHFDFENDDGMRSLFQTALQYLHDVPDRYYGVDVANVKRALQQALSDPSLLNNWLITLDQRNPTASEVDYIYAEQFD; from the coding sequence ATGTCAGAGCATACTAACCGTGCTGATGTTTCTCCTCCATCCAATCCCCAAACCTCCGGCTGGAACACGGCTGAACAGCAGTGGGAACACCCAACGCTTCGGAAGGCAACAGTTCATGGCATAAGGTTATATAATGTTAGTGAATATCATGAGTCCCACGATTGCTTTGAGTATGAGTGGTTCAACTATGGATCCGGTACAACCGAGAGTGCATTCTTACACGGCATGGTTCAAGTCGCGGCCGGTGCGTACAAACACTTTGATTTCGAGAATGATGATGGGATGCGGTCGCTGTTTCAGACAGCACTGCAATACTTGCACGACGTGCCAGACCGGTATTACGGTGTTGACGTTGCTAATGTGAAACGTGCACTTCAACAGGCACTTTCTGACCCAAGTCTACTGAATAACTGGCTGATAACACTAGATCAACGTAATCCGACAGCATCAGAAGTTGACTACATATATGCAGAACAGTTTGACTAG
- a CDS encoding ABC transporter substrate-binding protein, whose amino-acid sequence MTKDSISADRRTMLKAAGIAGVSVGATTTAGCLDLLGIDDDQVTITMSEVASTPDPNDHNATSDYNSLDPVYEPLLQVDEEGNIEEHVITDWVTDSDTIELTIRDDVQFHNGDDLTASDVAYTINRQVDDDVGVVSPQDDGMIGITEAEAVNDTTIEVSHESNPDLAMMGIAVFGRAMNEEWTADNADDEDGTVSGDMNGTGPYQLEDFSQGDYYEFTVFDDYWGETPDVEEIRLEAVDEDTTRRDRLLADETEFVTNLPPEDIDDVEGEDDLRTETITSYRNIFLAMPNDDGPFDSKDFRQAMNYAIDNEEVLNSIFDGYGEPMSQPIPEGIFGHNPELDPYEQDQDLADDLIEQSGYTDEELVIHVPNGRYINDVNTAEYVASQIDELDNVSCEHEVRDFGELVEEILDGDLETSPDIYLIGWGNPTHDANYGLEPWFVEGQSSYAFEDSELEQRIIDSQTIEDTDEREEELQEINEYIHDEAPWVFLHRQESIYGVHEDIDWSPRSDERINPETMEE is encoded by the coding sequence ATGACAAAAGATAGCATTTCTGCTGATCGCCGGACAATGTTGAAGGCAGCCGGCATTGCAGGTGTGTCAGTAGGCGCAACAACAACAGCCGGATGTTTAGATTTGCTTGGTATTGATGATGACCAAGTCACGATAACTATGAGCGAAGTTGCGTCAACACCTGATCCTAACGATCATAACGCAACGTCCGATTACAATTCTCTTGACCCTGTATATGAACCCTTGCTCCAAGTTGATGAGGAAGGAAACATTGAGGAACACGTCATTACCGATTGGGTGACTGACTCAGATACAATTGAGCTAACAATTCGAGATGATGTACAATTTCATAACGGCGATGATCTCACAGCATCTGATGTCGCATATACAATAAACCGCCAAGTTGATGACGATGTGGGCGTTGTCAGTCCGCAGGATGACGGGATGATTGGTATTACGGAAGCGGAGGCTGTCAATGACACGACAATTGAAGTCTCACACGAATCAAACCCCGACCTTGCAATGATGGGAATTGCAGTTTTCGGGCGTGCTATGAACGAGGAGTGGACAGCAGACAATGCCGACGATGAAGATGGTACTGTTTCCGGTGATATGAACGGAACAGGGCCATATCAACTAGAGGACTTCTCACAGGGAGACTACTACGAATTTACTGTGTTTGATGATTATTGGGGTGAAACACCAGATGTTGAAGAAATTAGACTTGAGGCAGTTGATGAAGATACAACTCGTCGGGATCGACTTCTCGCTGATGAAACTGAGTTTGTGACTAATCTTCCTCCAGAAGACATTGATGATGTTGAAGGCGAAGATGACCTTCGGACGGAGACTATCACAAGTTACAGAAATATCTTCCTTGCAATGCCAAACGATGATGGTCCATTCGACAGTAAAGACTTCAGACAGGCGATGAACTATGCGATTGACAATGAAGAAGTCCTCAATTCAATTTTCGATGGATACGGAGAGCCGATGTCACAGCCTATTCCTGAAGGAATCTTTGGCCACAATCCAGAGCTTGATCCGTATGAACAGGATCAGGATCTCGCAGATGATCTAATTGAACAGAGCGGTTATACAGATGAAGAATTAGTAATCCATGTCCCGAACGGTCGATATATTAACGATGTAAACACTGCAGAATACGTTGCTTCACAGATTGATGAGCTTGACAACGTAAGCTGCGAGCATGAGGTCAGGGACTTTGGAGAATTGGTTGAGGAAATTCTTGACGGCGATCTTGAAACTTCTCCTGATATTTATCTCATTGGATGGGGGAACCCAACTCATGATGCTAACTATGGTCTTGAACCATGGTTTGTTGAAGGACAATCTTCATACGCGTTTGAAGATTCGGAGCTGGAACAGCGGATTATTGATAGTCAGACGATTGAAGACACAGATGAGCGCGAAGAAGAACTTCAAGAGATTAACGAGTATATTCATGACGAAGCCCCGTGGGTATTCCTCCACCGACAAGAAAGCATCTATGGCGTACATGAAGATATTGACTGGTCCCCTCGTTCTGATGAACGGATAAATCCTGAAACGATGGAAGAATAA
- a CDS encoding ABC transporter permease, translated as MRLIKFLVRRSLQGLLVVWGVVTITFLLRVVTPGDPIDLIVDPGTSPDTREQIREDFGLNEPLHEQYIDYLLQLVTGDLGYSFQERRDVAAIIIERLPATIELAIAATIVALVIAIPLGVIAATRRQQPADYAATTFSLLGISTPNFWLGVMLIMIFAVQLGIFPTSGRPVGLWESIVSLTSGDIVPIIQWTNYIILPAITLGTYFTALITRLTRSGMLEELGQPYVTATEAKGLPGVLIRYKHVLRNTMIPILTVLGLQLGTLIGGAVITEAIFDWPGLGDQLISAINANDWPQIQGILVVIGVSFVIINAAVDLLYRYLNPQVSEQ; from the coding sequence ATGCGCCTGATAAAATTCTTGGTTCGTCGAAGTTTACAAGGTCTGCTGGTTGTCTGGGGAGTTGTCACAATCACATTTTTACTCCGTGTTGTGACTCCGGGAGATCCTATCGATCTGATCGTTGATCCTGGAACTTCTCCCGACACTAGAGAACAGATACGGGAAGACTTCGGACTTAATGAGCCATTACATGAACAGTATATTGATTATCTTCTTCAGCTAGTCACCGGTGATCTTGGCTACTCATTTCAAGAACGACGTGATGTAGCAGCAATTATTATCGAACGACTTCCAGCAACAATTGAACTTGCCATTGCAGCGACAATTGTTGCCCTAGTTATTGCCATTCCGTTAGGTGTAATCGCTGCGACCCGCCGCCAGCAGCCTGCCGATTACGCTGCGACAACATTCTCATTATTAGGTATTAGCACACCGAATTTCTGGTTGGGCGTTATGCTCATTATGATCTTTGCTGTTCAGCTTGGTATCTTTCCGACTAGTGGTCGCCCAGTCGGACTCTGGGAGTCAATTGTTTCGCTCACGTCGGGGGATATTGTTCCAATAATCCAGTGGACAAACTACATCATCTTACCTGCAATCACGCTTGGAACGTACTTTACTGCGCTTATTACGCGACTTACTCGGAGTGGAATGCTTGAAGAACTTGGCCAACCATATGTCACTGCAACTGAAGCAAAGGGTCTTCCAGGTGTGCTGATCCGGTATAAACATGTTTTGCGAAATACGATGATCCCGATTTTGACCGTACTTGGTCTTCAACTCGGAACATTGATTGGTGGAGCAGTTATTACTGAGGCTATCTTCGACTGGCCGGGACTCGGTGATCAATTAATTAGTGCTATTAATGCCAACGACTGGCCACAAATACAAGGCATCCTTGTTGTAATCGGTGTAAGCTTCGTGATTATCAATGCGGCTGTTGATCTTCTTTACAGGTATCTTAACCCACAGGTGAGTGAACAATGA
- a CDS encoding ABC transporter permease, translated as MISERIKSSLRREFSKSLLAKVGLILAILIIFIAIFAPMLATHDPTATGYYTEESDSYPPWGVTYTDTVLGGDEEYTVEASSDHLLGTNHLGQDVFSRGLYGARTSLLVGLIGTGLAVAIGVPYGLVSGYFGGRIDDSLMRMADIMLAFPSLVLAIALIGLFGQQEVAIPDPFVMAGLADGMPETFVLPGTVTIVVALVNWVWFARVARGEALSVKSQEYVAAARSMGASHWTIIRQHVLPNSLTPIIVLATIQVAAVIILESSLSFLGFSGTTLSWGYDIQQGQGFLRTEWWIATVPGVGISLAVISVNLLGDWLRDALDPNIEGQGGF; from the coding sequence ATGATCTCTGAACGGATTAAATCAAGTCTCAGGCGTGAATTTAGTAAAAGTCTACTTGCCAAAGTAGGATTAATACTCGCGATTTTGATTATATTCATTGCTATTTTTGCACCCATGCTGGCAACGCACGACCCGACAGCGACTGGATATTATACCGAGGAGTCTGACTCGTACCCACCATGGGGTGTTACATATACTGATACGGTCCTTGGAGGTGATGAAGAATACACCGTTGAAGCATCTTCAGATCACCTTCTCGGCACCAATCACTTAGGACAAGACGTCTTCTCCAGAGGGCTGTACGGAGCCCGCACGTCGTTGCTTGTTGGACTGATCGGAACGGGATTAGCAGTCGCAATTGGGGTTCCATACGGACTAGTTTCTGGATACTTTGGGGGACGCATCGATGACTCACTGATGCGAATGGCAGACATCATGCTCGCCTTCCCGTCACTTGTTTTGGCGATTGCATTGATAGGTCTCTTTGGTCAACAAGAGGTTGCTATACCGGATCCATTTGTCATGGCTGGTCTGGCTGATGGGATGCCCGAGACGTTTGTGCTTCCAGGCACAGTTACGATTGTTGTGGCTTTAGTTAATTGGGTCTGGTTTGCTCGAGTGGCTCGCGGAGAGGCGCTCTCAGTCAAATCTCAGGAATATGTAGCAGCAGCCCGAAGCATGGGAGCAAGCCATTGGACAATTATTCGGCAACATGTGCTCCCAAATAGCCTGACGCCAATAATTGTCCTTGCAACAATCCAAGTCGCGGCGGTTATAATCCTCGAAAGTTCTTTGTCTTTTCTTGGATTTTCGGGCACAACGCTTTCGTGGGGGTATGATATTCAGCAGGGTCAGGGATTCCTCCGTACTGAATGGTGGATTGCAACGGTCCCTGGTGTTGGTATTTCGCTTGCCGTAATTAGCGTTAACCTTCTCGGAGACTGGCTGCGCGATGCATTGGATCCAAACATTGAGGGCCAAGGAGGGTTCTAA
- a CDS encoding ABC transporter ATP-binding protein, protein MSAQDILRVRNLSTRYFTDDGQINAVSNLSVDIQEGEVFGIVGESGSGKSVTARSVMGLIESPGRITEGEVWYRDPDIVSTIGDKHPDAIDGDFVNLRALPTELRNSFRGTKFSMIFQDPESSFNPSLTVGEQIAEAVEVQRRASANPRTTRARTDDYSLLSYLSSTVVPSRRYVSSESKERAIELLDKVGIPDPAERAQEYPHEYSGGMLQRAMIAQAIAGDPDLLIADEPTTALDVTIQAQVLNILRELQEETGMTILLITHNLGVIARMCDRVGVMYAGQFAERGTLREIFEESVHPYTNGLLGSVPDLEDTTQQLQPIPGNVPSLIDAEMPDRCYFADRCPKAMEKCLSSVSEHIVDKDSDHTARCVLAQGDYDPAQAVDISNGKIRKADSQQEVINHD, encoded by the coding sequence ATGAGTGCACAAGATATTCTGCGAGTACGCAATCTTTCAACCCGGTATTTCACAGATGATGGACAAATAAATGCTGTATCTAATCTCTCAGTTGATATCCAAGAAGGTGAAGTGTTTGGTATTGTCGGCGAATCTGGAAGTGGAAAGAGTGTGACTGCCCGATCTGTAATGGGATTAATCGAATCCCCGGGCCGAATCACAGAAGGAGAAGTCTGGTATCGAGATCCAGATATTGTTAGTACTATTGGAGATAAGCATCCAGATGCGATAGATGGTGACTTTGTCAATCTCCGGGCACTACCAACTGAACTCCGAAACTCATTCCGCGGAACCAAATTTAGCATGATCTTCCAAGATCCTGAAAGTAGCTTTAATCCGAGCCTTACTGTTGGTGAGCAAATTGCGGAAGCTGTCGAAGTTCAGCGTCGAGCGAGTGCGAATCCTCGCACTACACGAGCTCGAACAGACGATTATTCATTACTTTCGTATCTTAGTTCAACTGTGGTCCCATCCAGACGATATGTTTCCTCTGAAAGTAAAGAAAGAGCGATTGAATTACTTGATAAAGTCGGTATCCCTGATCCAGCCGAGCGAGCCCAAGAATATCCCCACGAATACTCTGGTGGGATGCTACAGCGAGCGATGATTGCTCAGGCAATCGCTGGCGATCCAGACCTCCTTATTGCAGATGAACCCACGACCGCACTTGATGTGACCATTCAAGCACAAGTTCTCAATATTCTTCGAGAATTGCAAGAGGAGACCGGTATGACAATACTTCTAATTACACATAACCTTGGAGTGATCGCACGCATGTGTGATCGTGTTGGCGTTATGTATGCCGGACAGTTTGCTGAACGAGGAACACTACGAGAGATTTTCGAAGAAAGTGTACACCCCTACACTAATGGGCTGCTTGGTTCTGTTCCAGACTTGGAGGACACAACACAGCAGTTACAGCCAATTCCTGGTAACGTACCAAGTCTCATCGATGCTGAAATGCCAGACCGTTGCTACTTTGCTGATCGATGTCCTAAAGCAATGGAGAAATGCTTGTCATCTGTCTCTGAACACATAGTTGATAAAGACAGTGATCATACGGCCCGTTGTGTATTAGCACAGGGTGATTATGACCCCGCACAGGCGGTCGATATTAGTAATGGAAAGATTAGAAAAGCCGATTCTCAACAGGAGGTAATTAATCATGACTGA
- a CDS encoding ABC transporter ATP-binding protein produces MTDNTPLIEVEGLEKYFWENDSLLDRLLGGTPTAVQAVDNVSFSIQSGETLGLVGESGCGKSTTGKTLLRLLDPTGGAVKYNGDLDQISPDKDRNIYNFDKQALKEFRRNAQILFQDPFSSLDPRMTIGDIVTEPLRIHDWPWTNSEISTDAEVHTDGVSLERVKVTVTDDIDKIVEPKDGVSTAHVTITQKTQQEHDEERSVAVTDNYIATVDEDLTVSLTEDEIGITVKVTVGRSDEAVRKSRAMNLLERVGLAIEQLDRYPHEFSGGQRQRIGIARALALEPAFIVLDEPTSALDVSVQAQILNLLAELQDDFELTYLLISHNLSVIRHISDRVAVMYLGEIVEIGPTDQIFESPKHPYTKALLESVPRASVDEQYRDIEVIAGDVPSPRDPPSGCRFRTRCPVVIPPETTDIDQTLYREIMTVRERITERSISLSEIKDRADTDSDEALANKLKDRFFESKLPPQHESTIDAAFSALIEKSWDEAESILADEYESVCENVNPTLTDQAHPAACHRCEQSEQVTTKVDQWKQNISSDQFP; encoded by the coding sequence ATGACTGACAATACTCCGCTCATTGAAGTTGAGGGGCTGGAAAAATATTTTTGGGAAAACGATTCACTCTTGGACCGACTTCTCGGAGGGACTCCAACGGCGGTCCAGGCCGTTGATAACGTCTCATTCAGTATCCAATCTGGAGAAACGCTCGGGCTTGTCGGAGAGTCAGGATGTGGGAAATCAACAACAGGTAAGACATTGCTTCGATTGCTTGATCCTACTGGCGGAGCTGTCAAATATAATGGTGACCTTGATCAGATTTCCCCAGACAAGGATCGGAATATATACAATTTCGACAAACAGGCCCTAAAAGAATTCCGCCGGAACGCACAAATACTCTTTCAGGATCCATTTTCCAGTCTTGACCCTCGGATGACGATTGGCGACATCGTTACTGAGCCCCTTCGAATCCATGACTGGCCGTGGACAAATAGCGAAATAAGCACCGATGCTGAGGTGCATACTGATGGAGTATCTCTGGAACGAGTGAAGGTTACTGTTACTGATGATATTGATAAAATTGTTGAGCCAAAAGACGGAGTTTCGACAGCACATGTTACGATCACACAAAAAACACAACAAGAGCACGACGAGGAACGATCAGTTGCTGTGACAGACAATTATATTGCTACAGTTGATGAAGACCTCACTGTTTCACTTACTGAAGACGAGATTGGTATTACCGTCAAGGTAACCGTTGGCCGCTCCGATGAGGCTGTTCGCAAATCCAGAGCTATGAACCTATTAGAACGAGTCGGATTAGCAATTGAGCAACTCGATCGATATCCGCATGAATTCTCTGGAGGACAGCGACAACGAATTGGAATCGCACGTGCATTAGCACTTGAACCAGCATTTATCGTCCTTGATGAACCCACTAGTGCTCTTGATGTATCTGTGCAGGCACAGATCCTAAATCTCCTTGCAGAATTGCAGGACGATTTTGAGCTTACCTATTTACTCATTAGTCACAACCTTTCTGTGATCCGTCATATCAGTGATCGAGTTGCTGTTATGTATCTTGGTGAGATCGTTGAAATTGGCCCGACTGATCAGATTTTTGAATCACCAAAACACCCCTATACGAAGGCCCTCCTAGAAAGTGTTCCCCGTGCCTCAGTAGATGAACAATACCGAGATATTGAAGTAATCGCAGGTGATGTTCCATCCCCCCGCGATCCGCCAAGTGGATGTCGATTTCGAACCCGTTGTCCAGTTGTTATACCGCCTGAAACAACCGATATAGACCAAACTCTTTATCGCGAAATCATGACTGTCCGAGAGCGTATCACAGAACGATCAATTAGCCTCTCTGAAATTAAAGACAGGGCAGACACTGACTCTGATGAGGCACTTGCTAATAAATTAAAGGATCGGTTCTTTGAGTCTAAACTACCACCACAACACGAATCAACAATCGACGCTGCATTTTCAGCATTAATCGAAAAAAGTTGGGATGAAGCGGAATCGATCCTAGCAGACGAATATGAAAGCGTTTGTGAAAACGTCAATCCTACATTAACTGATCAGGCACATCCAGCGGCGTGCCACCGGTGTGAGCAATCCGAACAGGTGACCACAAAGGTAGATCAGTGGAAACAAAATATCTCATCAGATCAGTTCCCTTGA
- a CDS encoding OFA family MFS transporter → MTATSKNRWIIAFSAIAIHMSIGSIYAYSVYQNPLQELHGWTNSQVTLAFSLGLFFLGITAASMGWFVNRYGPRLSGYVSAVVFGIGTVGAGIGVELGSLPIFLFMFGVLGGVGLGIGYIAPVSTLVSWFPDKRGLATGLAVFGFGGGALITAPVAEHLMSIISVSQTFYTLGVFYFIAITAGASYLAKPPEGWTPEGFDQDVETEGEHGPAGATASDLAQLTGREALRTPRFYLLWVVMFLNIAAGLMVLSQASNMTQEITGVTAAVAAGVVGVIGFFNAGGRIGWSALSDYTGRTNMFTLFFAAQILIFLLMPSVTNVYLFAAMLCLVVSFMGGGFACLPAYIGDLFGTRSLAVIHGYLLTAWALAGLASPQMIAYFRDTTGSFAGGMYVIAGGMFVGLIAITVLRLRINNVRDADTVQTPAAES, encoded by the coding sequence ATGACGGCAACATCGAAAAACCGATGGATTATCGCTTTTTCTGCAATTGCGATCCATATGTCAATCGGATCGATCTATGCTTACAGTGTTTATCAGAATCCGTTACAGGAGCTTCATGGCTGGACAAATTCCCAAGTCACACTTGCATTTAGCTTGGGACTGTTCTTCCTTGGGATAACAGCGGCAAGTATGGGCTGGTTTGTCAATCGGTATGGCCCTCGGCTGTCAGGTTATGTATCGGCTGTCGTGTTCGGGATTGGTACTGTTGGTGCAGGAATCGGTGTAGAGCTCGGATCTCTGCCAATATTCCTCTTTATGTTCGGCGTTCTTGGTGGCGTTGGTCTTGGAATTGGATATATTGCACCTGTCTCGACACTCGTCTCATGGTTCCCGGATAAGCGGGGATTAGCGACGGGATTAGCGGTGTTTGGATTTGGCGGTGGTGCATTAATTACGGCACCGGTTGCAGAGCATCTAATGAGCATTATTTCAGTGTCACAAACGTTCTATACACTTGGCGTATTCTATTTCATAGCAATCACGGCTGGTGCCAGCTATCTTGCTAAACCCCCAGAAGGATGGACTCCCGAAGGATTTGATCAAGACGTCGAGACTGAAGGCGAACACGGCCCCGCTGGAGCAACAGCAAGTGATCTAGCACAGTTGACCGGTCGAGAAGCACTCCGAACTCCTAGATTCTACCTGTTATGGGTCGTTATGTTTCTGAACATCGCTGCAGGATTGATGGTTCTTTCCCAGGCGTCGAACATGACACAAGAGATTACTGGTGTAACGGCTGCCGTTGCCGCTGGAGTTGTGGGCGTCATTGGATTCTTTAACGCCGGTGGACGAATCGGGTGGTCAGCACTATCTGACTACACAGGGCGAACCAATATGTTCACGTTGTTCTTTGCTGCGCAAATTCTGATTTTCTTGTTGATGCCAAGCGTGACGAACGTATATCTCTTTGCAGCTATGCTATGTCTTGTCGTGAGCTTCATGGGTGGTGGATTTGCCTGTCTCCCCGCCTACATTGGCGACCTTTTTGGCACACGGTCACTTGCTGTGATCCATGGATATCTGCTAACTGCGTGGGCATTAGCAGGCCTTGCATCACCACAGATGATTGCGTATTTCCGTGACACAACTGGAAGCTTCGCTGGGGGAATGTACGTAATCGCTGGCGGAATGTTTGTTGGGCTTATCGCTATCACAGTGCTTCGATTACGGATTAATAATGTGAGAGACGCTGATACCGTACAAACGCCGGCTGCAGAATCTTAA